A window of Candidatus Methylomirabilota bacterium genomic DNA:
TGAAGGAGCATGCCATGACCGACCTCCCCCGCGTCCACGTGCACATGAAGGTCTCCGACCTCGCGAAGAGCCGCGAGTTCTACCGGCGGTTCTTCGGCGCCGAGCCCGTGAAGGAGAAGCCGGGCTACGTGAAGTTCCTGCCGCCGTGGGGCCCGCTGAACCTCGCCCTGTCCGAGGGGCGGCCCGCGGAGGGCGGCGGCCCGGTGGATCACGTGGGGATCCAGGTCGCGTCGCGCGACGCCGTCCTGCGCCAGCTCGCGCGGGTGAAGGCGGCGGGCCTCGCCGTGCGGGAGGAGCTCGGCGTGGACTGCTGCCACGCGAACCAGGACAAGTTCTGGGTGCACGATCCCGACGGCGTGGAGTGGGAGGTGTACGTGCTGAACCGCGACCTCGAGGACGCGCCCCGCGGCCTGCCGCTCGCCAAGGGGGCGTCCTGCTGCGTCCCGTCCTGATGGCCTCGACGGGCGCGACGGCCGCGACCATCCCGGTCGAGGTCGCCTCCTGGGTCACGAAGTTCATCGGCGGCGACGGCACCGGGCGGCGGGTGTTCGAGGAGGCGCTGCCGCCGGGCGCCACGGTCCGGAGCGTGCTCGGACGGCTCTCGGCCCGCTATCCCGACCTCCAGGCCGCGCTCTGGCACGGGGACGAGCTCGGCGAGCACATCGAGGTCCTCGTGAACGACGCCGTCCTCGGCATCGGGCACGCGCTCGACTCGCCGCTCCGGCCGGGCGACCGCATCACGCTCCTCGG
This region includes:
- a CDS encoding ArsI/CadI family heavy metal resistance metalloenzyme, which codes for MTDLPRVHVHMKVSDLAKSREFYRRFFGAEPVKEKPGYVKFLPPWGPLNLALSEGRPAEGGGPVDHVGIQVASRDAVLRQLARVKAAGLAVREELGVDCCHANQDKFWVHDPDGVEWEVYVLNRDLEDAPRGLPLAKGASCCVPS
- a CDS encoding MoaD/ThiS family protein — its product is MASTGATAATIPVEVASWVTKFIGGDGTGRRVFEEALPPGATVRSVLGRLSARYPDLQAALWHGDELGEHIEVLVNDAVLGIGHALDSPLRPGDRITLLGQFMGGR